Proteins from a genomic interval of Asterias rubens chromosome 16, eAstRub1.3, whole genome shotgun sequence:
- the LOC117300957 gene encoding uncharacterized protein LOC117300957: protein METARFRFRMSGPPSPRQRQKLHSQRGRASTGQMRVSDNPDARRSVNGPVKFVRNPKHPKNLYAAEMSIRQVGKGKPVKVSSGMSFPDPKNAKSIRNPQAPRFQHEFDPSEKDYDIITNPLAGMESVHASIPNTGDDKNNFIYVDDSDNDSGSDDRYDSATRFSIIDDDDIEIEDSEKMQDDEEPSSIFRETPSLLETDAPGFAPQPPPPRGPSAVLVIPRAVVREDDANRYRARETAQNGERTYLNIGP, encoded by the coding sequence CGTCAAAAGTTACACTCCCAAAGAGGGCGCGCTTCCACTGGCCAGATGAGAGTTTCCGACAACCCAGACGCCCGCAGGTCTGTCAATGGCCCTGTGAAGTTTGTCCGCAACCCCAAACACCCTAAGAACTTGTACGCTGCCGAGATGAGCATCAGGCAAGTCGGGAAAGGCAAACCTGTTAAAGTCTCCTCTGGTATGTCGTTTCCAGACCCTAAGAACGCAAAGAGTATTCGCAATCCACAGGCTCCCCGATTCCAGCACGAGTTCGATCCTTCTGAGAAGGATTATGACATCATCACCAACCCACTGGCAGGTATGGAAAGTGTACATGCGTCGATCCCAAACACTGGTGACGATAAAAACAACTTCATTTACGTCGACGACTCTGACAACGACAGTGGCAGCGACGACAGGTACGACAGTGCCACTCGCTTCTCAATCATCGACGACGACGACATTGAGATAGAGGACAGTGAGAAGATGCAGGATGATGAGGAACCGTCATCCATTTTTCGGGAGACGCCCTCTTTGTTGGAGACTGATGCCCCGGGCTTTGCCCCTCAGCCACCCCCGCCAAGAGGCCCGAGTGCAGTTCTCGTAATTCCTCGTGCGGTTGTTCGAGAAGATGACGCTAACCGATACAGGGCAAGGGAAACTGCCCAGAATGGTGAACGCACTTATTTGAACATAGGTCCATAA